The genomic DNA GGATCTGTTCGAACTCCCCTGTATGGCGAATATGGCCGAACGTCTCCACGAGAAGAAGCCAGTCCGAAAGGACCTGTACAACTTCGCCCGGATGGTGATGTGGCTGCCACAGTATCAGAACAGCGACCTCGAGACGATTGTCGCAGACCTCAAGGACGTCTTCTCACGGTGGCCGTGGTACGATGAACAGGTTACCGATTACCAGATTCGCTACGAGTTCTCGAACACGATTGGAGGCGACACCCCGCTTCCGATGAACTGCGACAACGATGATATGCAGCGGTACTGCATCGGTCAGGACCAGTGTCCGTATTCGATTTGGGGGAGCCTCCCCTTCCCGGATGAGATGTACGATCGACTACGTGAAGCCGAGGGTAAGGAAAACGAGTTCTAACGCAGACAGTCGGTTGTCAGGAATCATACCATTATTCAGAAGATGGGAGTGTGACGGATATTAAAATCTCGTCATCCACTTTTCAGGCCTTGTATCGACCAATTTGGACAAAATCGGATGAGTCACTAGGAGCAACATCACGTAGCCCATCATTTGCCGTCAGTCAGTTATGCCCAGTTTCAATTACACTGCGAATCAGATTCTCTCGAATTCAAGGGTTTCACCACTTCGTCAAGCACAATTTCACCCAATCACTGTATCGTAGAACTCGTCGAGGACATCAATAGCGTCTGAGAACTGCCCGACGGCCTTCTTGCTGAATTTAAGCCCGTTTCATCCCATTCTGTACCTCCAGAATTGTCCAAAGGAAGGCTAGGGTACAGCGGTGCAAGCGCCGCTGGCTCTCTCGGGCCGAAGGGCCATCAAACGACGACTGTCTCTAGCCGATATGTCAGAATTCACTCACAGGGTGGTGATGCGATCCGCGATGGAGTTTGTCGCCCCCGAGAGGGGCGAGGGGGCTGTCGTAGGCACCCCACTCAACAACCATGTCATCTGAACACGAGCAACAGCAATCACGACTCTCTAGCGAGCAGGCGGAGCAACTGAGCGAAGAATCGCGGACAGATCTCGAACTGACGCTCCCTCACAACAGAAGTCAGACTAGCATCGTCTCATTTGTCGAGTGCGCACTCGTCGAACTCACCCACGAAGACGTCGGAGCCGAGTTCGTCTCGACGAGCGTAGCGGGCGTGAAGCGAACACAGTTCATCGCCGTCGACGACGTCGGCCAGCGGTTCCAGAAGCGGTATTTCGACGAGCGTCTCGGCTGGCACGAAACGACAGTCAGCCGTGAAGCGGTTCGTGAGGAGTTGGTCAACCGACTCACACAGCGGTCGTCACTGGGCTGTGGTGTGGGTCAGCATGGCGTCGTTGGCGACCCCGACAAATTCCAGGTGATGCCAGTTCGGAAGCTGCGAGTTCAGGAGTGATGTCTTAACCAACAATAGCATAAGACCATAACGTCTGTTGGTTAAGATTGTGGCCAGTTGGTGGATTCCACCCCGCACAAAGTCAGGAAACTATTCCCCAAAGTAAGAACTATATCCTGTGCCACGCAAGAACAAGTATGTCCAACAGCGAGTCTCCAGACGGCCCGCCTTCCTTCGAGGATGCGTTTCGTGGCGACGATGTTGAGCAACGCATCTACGGGACGATTCTCCAGACTCGTGAGCCGACAACAGCGAGCGCCATCGCCAACGTCGCCGACTGTGACTCGAAAACTGCTCGGAAATATCTGGGCTGGTTCAGTGAACTCGGTATCGTCACGCGCCACGATGGCCATCCAGCCACATACGAGCGCAACGACGCCTACTTCGAGTGGCGGCGAATCAACCAGCTCGCGGCCGACCACTCCGTCGAAGACCTCCAGCAGCACGTTCGGGAACTGAGCTCGCGGATCGAGGAGTACGAGGATACGTATGGTGCTCCGACGCCAGCGGCTGTCGACGCCGTCGCCACTGCAGAATCGAGCGACGACCGAACAATCGATGACGTGTACGGTGACCTCGGCGACTGGGCGACTGCCATCAAGGAGCGAACACGCTACGAACGTGCCCGTCAGCAACGCGCAAGCACTGAAACCGAACAGGTATCCGGGTAGTCACACCGATGGTGCCGCCCACAGGTGACGGCGGAAGCCCCGCCCCTATTGATCGCCCGATACTCGAGTTCCTGCGGACGCGTCTTCAAGCAACGGGTCAGGTCGCAACAGCACGTATCACCGACGCGAGCGGCCATTTCGAACTTCGTGTGACACTCGCGCCATCGTACTATCCGGACTCCGTCGAGGAGACGACTCTGACTGTTCGCTGGTACACGAACGACGACTTCAAAATTCACTACCGGGAGGTTCAGTCAGACCGCTCCTGGGAATGTCGGTGGGATCGTCATCCCAACCCTCACAACACCCGAGACCATTTCCACCCCCCACCGGCTGCCCCTACCCCCGGCGACGATGCTTCATGGCCGACCGACCATCGCGACGTGCTTCGGCTCGTCCTCGACGAAATTGAAGACCGGATAGCGACCCTGTGGAGTGAGTAAGGGATGTCCCAAAGGTGAACTTATATCGCGAACAATTTCGTCACTCCGCTGCGAATTAACCAACACAGAACCATAGCCCCCTTGCACCGTTGGTTAAACACGTAGCAGAGAGCAGTTTGTCCGCGCCTGAGAGGCCGAGGCGCGTAGATTCGCGCCGACGTGATTCCCATGCCCGGTACAGACACACTCGACGATGCATCAGCCGACCACGAACGGTTTGAAGCGGAACTCGTCGCACAGGACCGAGATGCCGCCCGCGTCGCAATAGCGGATATTGACGACGAAAGGGCCCATTCTCTCGTCAACAACCTCGTCGACGACGACGTCGTCATTCCCATCCCCAACGAACGCGTTCTCGTCCACGAACCAAGCGACGAAGCATTCGACTCGATTCTCCAACTCGCACTCTTTCATCGGGGCTGGACTGCCGCTCACGACACCGACGAGGGAGGAGAGTGATGCAACAGACACTTGCTGGCTGTACCTTCTGTGATGCGCTCTCGATGTGAAGTCACGGGGTTACGACCCACAGAAGTTCTGGGTGGCGAAAACCTTCGTGCCGTCATCAACCTCAACGACGGCGATCCCGATGCCTTCCTTGCTGAATCGGTCTCGAAGCAGATTTTCTCGATGCCCCGGCGAGTTCATCCACTGCGTCACAATCCCTTCAGCGAGGGCCTTGTTCGTATCGTAATACTGTTCGCCGTCGTCGGTTTGGACGTGTTCTTTGTACCACGTTTGCGCGATGTTCTCCCCACTGAGTCGACAGTCGATACCGAACTGCTCGTAGCGATCTTCCATTGTCTCACCACTTGGAGAGTCGTGCGCGAAATACCCGTCCTCAGCCATATCCTCAGAATGGGAGACAGCGACTTCCTGCAAGTCTGCGCTGTACTGGAGGGTACTGACGCCTTCTTCGGACCGCCGTGCGTTCACGGCGTCGTGAACGAACTCTTGAACCCGTTGAGCGTCGAGGTCTTCCCCGAATAATCCCTCACCATCACTGCCAGTTTCGCTTGCTTCGGTCGTCAACGTCGATGCACCACCGCTGGTCTCACCGCCCTGTCCGCCAGTATTGAGATTCGGGATGTCGACACCAGAGAGATTGATCGGGGAGTCGATCACGCCGGTTTGGACGGCGCCGATGGCACCGAGAAGTGTTGTGAAGAGACCACCGATGATTCGACGACGAGTCACCACTGGCGACTTCGAGCCTGCTTCGTCGAACGAGGGCTTCTCTGGGGTCTGGTGCGACCGGGGTTTAATGCTCCCATCGGCATTGACATCAGGTCCCCTCATACCCGTTTTTTCGGGGGTCTTCCCAGCTGCTCTCGACGACCCCGAGGCATGCCGTGTTCGAGAGGGGCGGCTCTGGCCTGTTTTCTTTGACTGCCCGAACGTGGGTTTCGGAGGCGTCCGTGACCTGCTTGGTCGCCGCGAAGAGGATTTGCGAGTTGAGTCGGTGGATTGTTTTTGGTAGTAGAGGCCGGGGCAGTCGTGTTTTTCGGGGAGTCGGTGGTCGCCACAGACTCGTTCGCGACAGTAGTTACAGCGGGTGCTGAGTCCTTCTTCTTCGAGACTCGTCCCGCAGTAGTGGCATTCCCTCGCTCCCATATTGATACAGAGAATGTAGTCTTCTTTGATATGAATGTTCGGTTGAGAGAGACCGCAATTGATCCTGGCCTGTAGTCACCGAAAGAGAAACTGATGACTTACAGACGCTGCTATAGGAGACGCTCTCGTTTCGAGGACTAGCGATTCTGACTGGAGGTCAGTTCGGGGAGAGTCTCGGAGAAGAGGGTATCAAGTATTTCCCACAGAATTTCTGAAGGGACGTTCGCCTCTATCTCCGCTGGTCTATGATGTGCCCCCTCGGAGTCTGCTCGAGAGTATTGGAAGTGAACTGGACCGAGGTCTGGGTGGTCATCGTCACGATGCCACCCACAACTGAGTCCTGTATTCGGATCTGCGTAGTGAATGCGATACTGTTGTCCCTCTTTATCGAATCGCCACTCGACATCGAGAGTTGGTGACTGTGGGCCAGTCGGAGGGCTAACCCGGTCGGAGTCTATTGTCGCACGTATCGAGGTCTTGATGATGCTATCGGGTTCGTACGTGACTGCAGTGACAGTGGGGTATCGTTGGAGGATGTCTTTCAATTCCCGGTAGACTTGCCTATCGATGTCGCCTGAGAGCCCCATATATTCACGCCGAGATGGGGTCTGAGTCGTCAGCCCAATCGTATTCGTTGAGTGCGGCTCTCACTACTGGGATGCGGTTGGTGAGGTGTTCCCATTCTTTCGCGATGTCACGCCGAGTCTCACTCTCTGCTGCATTCTCAACGTCTGCGATGCTTGCTCTGAGTTCTCCGGGTGTCTCCACGCCGTACGTTTGTTTCCAGTCTGTGATTTTATTCCGCATGGTCTCGAGGGCATCGGTGAGTTCTTCGCGGGAGTGGGCTCGCTGGAGTTCTGCTACCTCTCGGTATTTCGCCATGAGTTGATCGATGCAGTACAGCGTTTGGTCTCCTTGGTCGGTTTTTCGAAGGACGTTGTCCTCGACGAGCTGGTCAAGGTATTTCTGAGCGGTTTTCGTGGAGACGCCTGTTTCGTCGGCTACCCAAGACGCTGACCGAAGGTGGTGGAGTGTTCGACCGGCACTCCGGACTCGTTCTCCTCGTGTCCGATTGTCGCGGTTCTCCTCTTCGTTGGCTGGCATACCAAGACCTACGAACTGTTGGAACATATATTCACTAGGTCGAAGAAATAGTCTAGAATGGAGATTGATATTTGATAGGACCTGTGCGACGCCGAGAGGCTCAAACTTCTTCAGTCTGTCTCTCCTTCCAGTTCTTCTAACATGTCTCTGTAGACTTGAAGTGGCCTCACATCTACCTCGTTAGTCTCGATGACGCTTTTGAGGAAACCCCACCGGGACATGGATACGCCCTGTCGACTCAGGAAGGCTGCTTGTACCGGTGGTGGACACTCTCCCTCTTCGCCTGGGGAGTAGTCAACGACAGTGAGGCTGTGTGCGTCAACGCTGAGGACTCCGTTTGACTCATTGACCGAAAGTATGACCACTGCTTCCTCCCAGCCGTCGGTTTCAGGCGTAATACCTTCAACCTCGCAGTTCTGACACCGAGCGGCGTCAAGTGACCATCCATCTGGAAGGTCCACCAGTAATTCTAAGTGCGCCATATCATGTATTCTGGCGATATCATACATGACTGGCTCCTCGATGGACATCTTAGTATTGCAGAAGTCACAGTAGAATGAACCACGTCGTCCCACCTCTTCGCCATGAAGGTCGTGCTTTACTTGCTGTTTGTTTAATTTGGAGGATGCGCCAGACATATAGCACAGATATATAATCTTAATATAAATTTCTATTGGAGGTGTATGTTGGTGATCGGTTGGAAGGTACCCCGATGAGGATGCTGATCATCGTCCTAGGAGATATTCAAGAACTCCTGCTGGGAGATAGGGGGATGCCGCGACCGAGGAGTCGGACGCTTGCGAGGTCGGGAGACGTTCACGGCGCTTCGCGCGGTGAGGTCGGGAAACGGAGCCTCCCGATGATCGAGACGCTCTCACCCTTTGGCTGATTGACCGCAATACTCTTTACTAATTCTCTGTAAACTGTAAACACCTCGTTGCCCATGTCACGCACCTCAAACCGAACCAACGGCGATGTCATCCGAGACTTCCTCTCGGTCGCCGATCTCCTCGAAGAGCCACAGCTCGCCCAGCTGTATACGTACCTCGCTCGGGAGAGAGAAGCGACCGTCCAGGACGTGATGGACAACCTCGAACTTGCCCAGGGGACAGCCTACAGCTACGTCAACCGGCTCGTCGACGCCGGCGTCGTCGACGTCACTGACGATGAGCAGCCCCGCCGGTACGCCGCCCGGGCAATCGACCTGACTGTGACGACGGCCGCCGGCGACCGCGAGTATACGATCACGCCGGCGCTCATCGACGCCGTCGGCCGCCGTGAGACGAATGACGATATCGACACGTACATTGACCGGCACGGCGTCGCCGGCCTCGCAACGGCGCTCACCTACGCCGTCGCCCGGGAACGCGGTGAGGTGACCCACCGGCTGATGGCCGAGGATCTCGATATTTCGCCGCTGGCCGCAGAGATGATCCTGCAAGCGCTCCGGCCCATCGTCCACGAGCACCATGACATCGAGGAAACAGGGGCGGGACTCGACGGACTGGACATCGACGACGATGCAGCTGACGACGCGTGAGCGCGCTCCACATCGCCGACACTGGCCTGTTCGTGGCGATGGGGCAGCCCTCGAATAGCCGCTACCAGGCTGTTCGGCGATTCGCTCGCCGGAACGACATCACCTTCGTCCTCCCTGAACGGGTATACGAGGAGCTGACCGTCAACGACCCCGACATCGAGGCACCACCCGTCGACGCCGCGATTAACGAGAGGTGGACGACAGTCGCGACGCCGCTTGAGTTTTCGGAGCCCATCGTCTCGCGGGCGATGGACGGCGTCCAGCGATACATCGCGAACGCCGACGACCGGCCCGCAGATGAGGTTGAGCGGGCGGACGCCGCGCTCGCAGCCATAGCTGCCCAGCACCTCAGTACGGGGACGGCGACCGAGGTGTACATCTATACGACCGATATCGCAGCCGGTGAGGGAGCCGAAGCTGTGCTCGGGAGTGAGGGCTACGGGGATTCAGTGACGTTCGTGAACGGCTTCCGGTTCATCGAGGACTTGGTCACTGGAGACAGCTGACGCTAGTCTGCGTCAAGAGTACGAGCGTCGAGTTCGCCGGCGAGGTACTGCTCTCCCTCTCGCGTGATATCGTAGACACCGTTGCCGAGGGAGACGACGAGACCGTATGCGACCAACGTCTTGCAGCGGGCATTGATGGGCATGATGGTGATGTCACTAATCCGCCGGTATGAGGAGTCAGTTCCAGATAGTGAGTAGGACGAGTCGAGAGGGACATATACTACGCAACCTTCCCCTGTCTGGTGTCGAGAGAACCTTAAAAACACTACCAGTCTATTGGGTAGTTATACTTCCACCACGGTTAGCTTTCATTTTTGTGTACACACTCCATATGACCTCTATGAGCGAAGATTCGAACACTGGATCAGGTAGCGATTCCTCGGACAAATCTTCCGAGCAGAGCTCAGACTCCGAGCAGTTAGCCGCGAGTAAAGATACGAGTGACAACAGACAGCAAGAGAACACTCACAGCGCCCAGAAATCGAATAGCAAAGACCGACACCATGCTGCGAACTCAGCGCAGAAATCCTCTGACCGAACTGCCGAAAAGGGAGGTAGCAAAGACCCGTCTGACAGTCAAGCCCCGACAGCAGAGGGGGAGAGTATCCCGAGCAGCGTTGATGCTGAAGTCCCACCCAATACGGAGAATGCTGGAAACGAGTCAGATAACAGTGACACCAACAGCTCAGGAGACGAATAACGACTTCCAATGGCAGTCTCAAGCGGCACTGCTGTCTTCTATACGGTTCTAATAGCCCCAGGATTCATCGCGGTAATGATCGGTATCAGTCTCTCCGCGATGGAACAAAGCCTATCACAGTTTGTTCTTCTAATTTGGAGTCTCGTCACAAGCTTGTTCATCGACATCGCATTCCTCTGGAGCTATCAGGTGATATATGGACCAATAACGTCACTTAACGAATTAACTGGTATTCTGTTCAACCCTAGCCTTAAACTGGATTATCTCTTGATAGTCTTCCTCACCTCCGTTGCTGTTGGTGGGCTCTACGCTCTTGGCTTTCTTACTGATGTTCCAGGTCGGTTTCGAAAGACACTGCAGAGGAACTCCTACGTCACATATAATCCACGCCAACCCTGGGAGAATTTCATGCGTGACGCAAAGAATATTCGAATTAAGACTCAAGACGACCAGCTGTATGCGGGTGACGTTTCGGAATGGAGTCGAGCAGGTCGACGACGTGAAGTCCGTATCGAGAACCCACATAGGTATCAACCGAAGATCAGTGATTACGAGTCAGTTGGCCGTGATGATATGCTGTTTCTTGGTGGTGACATTGACCGAGTACTGATGAGAGAGAAAGACGAAATGGTACAGAAAGGAGAAGATGACGAATAAAATTCCTACTGTCGCTTGATTGTCATCTGCTGTTCAAAGATTAGCGACGCGACCAGAGAACGGGGACGTTCCTCCTACTTAGATGGCAGTGATGATGATCAACAGCCCCCATAACACGATCCCGGTCATGCGCCCGACCGTTCCTGTGAGTCTGAGCACTCCAAGAGCGATCATCCCGAGTGGGAGGGCGAGTTTGGTGGTTCCTCGCGCCACGTTCAAAGAGTGTTGAACGCCGAAGGATTTCAAGACACCACCTCAACTGCATAGCAGGCACGACACTCACACTACCGGTAGATTCGTTATACTAGATGGTTTCTAATAGGTAATGACGAACAACCAGAGTAATGAGGAGCAAAATCAAAGATACAACGAACCAGAGCTTCGACGAGACTTCTTCCTGCTCTTTCTAGTACCAACAGTAGTGCTGACGATTATCTATCTGCACCCACAAAGCGAGCAGATCTTAGAGTACAAAGCCCGTAACCCGACGATTCTCAGTATTCTCGGATCAAACCTGGCTCATCGAACTAACGGACACATCATTGGTAACCTCATGGGGTATTGGTTACTCGGCGGAACTGCCTATCTCCTGCTTCGAGAAGCGGATTCTACACGCATTTATCGGTACGCGTTCGTTGCGTACCTTCTGGTTCTGCCGTTCTTCGCTAGCGAAACGATCCTCTTCATGTTTGCCGATAGACCAGAAATCGTCGCTAAATACGAGAGTGTAGGGTTCTCTCTAACGGTCGGAGCGATAACCGGACTTCTAGCGGTAGCGATAGCGAAGTACTATGTCGAAATTATTGATGATGGCTTTCCGTGGATACCGTCGCTTGGACTATTCGTTCTCGGGTTTTCCCTTGCGTTCTACAATCTCAACGCGGTGAGCAACACAACACTGTTCTTCACAGTTATCGGGCTTGCGATACTCCTGTATATGGCGTACCGTCTTAGAAACTCTTTCGAGACTTATGCAAACCAAAGAATTGTGCGTCTGGTAGGCGCAATTGCGGTATTCGTGTTCGGTCTTCTATCTCTCTTTCCGGCGTCTGCTCCAACCGGAATCTATGCACACATGGCTGGGTATGTGTGGGGATACTTCCTCCCTTTGGGAGGGATCTTCGTTACCACGGTGTATCAAGTGGTCCACGCCCGTTTGATGAGTTCTCCCTCATAGACTGTGTTTTGCCAGTTATCCCACTCGCCGATTGTAACCCGGGACACGTCATCATCGCTACTTACGAGCGTCAGATTTGATGCCCCGTCGTCGAACCGTTACTCGAAATTCATCCAAACAGAATTAGATTCTTACCAGAATTTACTTGTGTTTTTGAATCCAGTACTATCAATCACCCGATTCACATGGCGCGAGAGGCACGGTGTACTTGGGAAATGACCGATGATTCAGGTGAGAACACCGAGGACCCGAATGCATCTTCTCAGAGAGAACTGATGTATCCGTTCCCTCCCCTCTCCTACTACGAACGCAAATCAACCGATCGTCCACCTCAACCAGTTCCAGAGTTTCTCAACGCGAACTACCAGTACCTCACCATCGCTGGTGTATTCGCCGCGCTCGTCGCATATCTCTCTCGAATTACTCTTGTCTATCCTCAGCCCAAACTCGCCGGGATGCTCGGTGCAGCAATCATGTTCGCTATCGCATTCCTGGTTGTCATCAACAACGCAGTGATAGAAGCATCAAGAGCGTACAAACACGAATCATTTCTGAATATATCGAGTTATGTCACAATAGCGATAGCGATGTTCCTGATCGGGTCTTCCTTGACCTCATTCTTCAATTCGCAGCAATCAGCGACAGTAGATGCCCTTGACAGTCTTGTCGGGATGGTTCTAATATTCCTGATTATTGCATTTATTCGTGGGAAGTTCACTACCCCATGGGAACTAGACCCGTCTGAAAGGGATGGGAGTGCTTTTGGCCGATTCACAAGACCAATCGCCGCATATGCTCAGTACATTGGTGGCGCTGTGGGTTGGATCTACTTTGTCGGACCGAGACAGTGGGTTGAACTGATTGGGCTGCCTGCTCGCCCGAGCACTTTACCGCCAGATGGCCTAACGCTGAATATTCTCTTTGCGACGATATCTCTGATTATTCTGACGGCAGTGATTATTGTTCTCGCGGTAGTCTCTCACTACCTCTACGAGGTGTTGGCCGAGCGTGTCGAGGCATTTCGTTCTCGATTGAAGGGATGGCCGTGATGAAGGAGCCAGACGGCAGCGTCTGGGTCGTACGCACCCACACCGACGGGCAACGCATCTTCGCGGAGAAACGAGACGACGAAGAAGCGGCATTTGATCTCGCTCTTGAGCAGTCAGTCGATGGAGACGTCTACCGACGACCCTGACCGATTACTCGTCTACTTCAAATTCGAACCTGCAGTAGACGAATCGGGGTGGGTTGTTGTTGAGGAAGAGCCGCAGTATTGAATCGTTCCTTTACTTACGGAGAATTTCTAGCACATCTTCTTTCTGGGCATTCAATCCATCTATTTGCCGTTTCAAACGCCCGCTAAACTGCGCAATATCTCTTTTCTGCTCACCAGACTCAAACGCCTCCGTAACACTCGCAACAGTCCGCTGAACCTTGTGAACGTCATTGTAGTACGTAATTACCTCGTCAATGTCGGAAACATCTAACACCCCAATCTTGTCAAGATTCGAATCGTAAACGTTACTTGAGAGATCTATCTCAGAGAGTTCATCTAACTCAGTCACATATGGACGTGCGAGCATACCAGCGCCCTCGTGCAAAATCTTCTTCTTTCGTTCCTCTGAGAGATCCTCAAATAGGTCTTCATCTCCTGCCTGTCTCAGTCCCTCTCTCACTCCGGTTTGGATGTTGTTCTCACGATCTTCTTTTGAACCGAGGGCTTCTAGTTTCTCTGCGAACGCATCTAGGGCTGCAATGTCCATTGAGTCGATCTCTGCGATGAGTGCTTGTCGCAGGCGTTGTTCTTCGGCTGCTTGTTGGCGGTTATGAAGCCAGTAGGTACCGCCGAGGCTGGCGAGAGCACCAATGGTTGCACCGACGAGAGAAGAGCCGCCTATCCAAATAGCCGATTCTGCGACCATGTGTTTTCACCATTTAGTCCACTGTCATGAAGACTGGTGTTTGGGAGAACCAACCTAACTTTCACGAGTCTCAGCTGAAATAGCCAGTGAGTGGTGTGTGTCACGCCGTATCTGTTGATTCGGACGTGACGACAACGGAATTGTACAGCGCCC from Halogeometricum sp. S3BR5-2 includes the following:
- a CDS encoding DUF7342 family protein; the encoded protein is MSNSESPDGPPSFEDAFRGDDVEQRIYGTILQTREPTTASAIANVADCDSKTARKYLGWFSELGIVTRHDGHPATYERNDAYFEWRRINQLAADHSVEDLQQHVRELSSRIEEYEDTYGAPTPAAVDAVATAESSDDRTIDDVYGDLGDWATAIKERTRYERARQQRASTETEQVSG
- a CDS encoding CAP domain-containing protein, which gives rise to MGARECHYCGTSLEEEGLSTRCNYCRERVCGDHRLPEKHDCPGLYYQKQSTDSTRKSSSRRPSRSRTPPKPTFGQSKKTGQSRPSRTRHASGSSRAAGKTPEKTGMRGPDVNADGSIKPRSHQTPEKPSFDEAGSKSPVVTRRRIIGGLFTTLLGAIGAVQTGVIDSPINLSGVDIPNLNTGGQGGETSGGASTLTTEASETGSDGEGLFGEDLDAQRVQEFVHDAVNARRSEEGVSTLQYSADLQEVAVSHSEDMAEDGYFAHDSPSGETMEDRYEQFGIDCRLSGENIAQTWYKEHVQTDDGEQYYDTNKALAEGIVTQWMNSPGHRENLLRDRFSKEGIGIAVVEVDDGTKVFATQNFCGS
- a CDS encoding DUF7342 family protein, giving the protein MPANEEENRDNRTRGERVRSAGRTLHHLRSASWVADETGVSTKTAQKYLDQLVEDNVLRKTDQGDQTLYCIDQLMAKYREVAELQRAHSREELTDALETMRNKITDWKQTYGVETPGELRASIADVENAAESETRRDIAKEWEHLTNRIPVVRAALNEYDWADDSDPISA
- a CDS encoding DUF7437 domain-containing protein — protein: MSRTSNRTNGDVIRDFLSVADLLEEPQLAQLYTYLAREREATVQDVMDNLELAQGTAYSYVNRLVDAGVVDVTDDEQPRRYAARAIDLTVTTAAGDREYTITPALIDAVGRRETNDDIDTYIDRHGVAGLATALTYAVARERGEVTHRLMAEDLDISPLAAEMILQALRPIVHEHHDIEETGAGLDGLDIDDDAADDA
- a CDS encoding DUF6338 family protein is translated as MAVSSGTAVFYTVLIAPGFIAVMIGISLSAMEQSLSQFVLLIWSLVTSLFIDIAFLWSYQVIYGPITSLNELTGILFNPSLKLDYLLIVFLTSVAVGGLYALGFLTDVPGRFRKTLQRNSYVTYNPRQPWENFMRDAKNIRIKTQDDQLYAGDVSEWSRAGRRREVRIENPHRYQPKISDYESVGRDDMLFLGGDIDRVLMREKDEMVQKGEDDE